GTACGGATGCCCATTTCACGGCACGAACGCATTACACGCACAGCTATTTCACCACGGTTAGCGATCAATACTTTGTGTATCATGCTTTATCTTTTAAATTTTGTTTTCCTTTCTTTAGTTAAAAACCGGTTGCTGCTCTTGCACCCTCAAACGATTTCTTGCAGAAATACATCCGCACATGAAACCCAAAACTGTGCAAAAGTAGCAAAAAAAACCGATACACGTCCATATCTGTCGTTTTTTTTAGGTTTTACAGCATAAATAAGAGGAATCCCCCCAGACATCGCCGTCTTTTCAGAAGAAACGGCAACTCCAGTTTGCAAAAGGACAAATGCATATAGGTTGACAAAAGAACAAATGCATATTAGAAATGATAAACGTACATATTTTATACTTCACACGGCAACAAAAACATCATTTTTCAGTTTTAGAGCCTGAAATACCCAAGCAAATTTATTCCTACGAAATCGATGGGTATCATAGGGACGCTTACTTTTTCTTATACACTACGGAATATTTTGTTTTACATGTAGCCCATATCGTTGTTTCAGCAGGCATACTTTTACGTTCTCGATATGGAAACCATACGGTTTTGATATGGAAACCGTACGTTCTCGATATGGAAACCGTACGGTTTTGATATGGAAACCATAAACAGAAGCCAATTGAAACGATAATGTAATCCAAATGCGGAAACAACTTTTCTGGAGAAAAATCAGAAAACGGATGAGATGCCCATATCCGCCACCTGCAAATCAAGGCTTCCTTGCCGAATATTCTCCTTGCCGCTATGCAGGCTCTAAATATTTTCGTACATTTGTCCTGCTATAAATAAAGAACTGCGAATATGGAGAAAAACATAACCTGTTTCATCGCCTGCGGCGAAGAGACAAAACCAAGTGACATGATAGAGGGGCTGCCCGAATGCCGGGTACTGAAAATCCCCTGCTCCGATGATACCGAAACTTACCGGTTTATCGCAGCAGAAAGCCATACTCCTTATGTTTTAGTATGCCGTGCCAAACAATACATCCGGTTAGGAAGCCGGGCTTTGGAGCGCATGACGGATTATCTGTCCGCTCCTTCGTGCGGCATGGTGTATGCCGACCGGTACGAAGAAACCGGAGAAGGCATGCGCCCGCATCCGGTCATCGATTATCAAGAAGGAAGCGTGCGCGATGATTTCGATTTCGGCTCACTCGTCATGTACCGCACCGAAGCCCTGAGGCAAGCGGTGGCTGAAATCAGCGTGGAAGACGATTATGCCTACTCGGCAAGCTATGCCATACGGCTCGCCTTATCGCGCCGCTATGCCTTGACGCATATCCGTGAATACCTGTACACGGAGGCTGAAACGGATACCCGGCGTTCGGGCGAAAAACAATTCGACTACGTGGACCCGCGCAACCGCTCGGTGCAGATAGAACGTGAGGCGGCATTCACCCGTTACCTGAAAAAGACCGGAGCCTACCTGCCTCCGGCAACACACCGCATCGACCCGAACGAAGGCAGTTTCCCTTGCGAAGCCTCGGTCATCATTCCTGTGCGCAACCGGGTGCGCACCATCGACGATGCCATCCGCTCCGTGCTGGAACAACAAACGACATTCGATTACAACCTCATCATCGTGGACAATCACTCTACGGACGGGACTACCGAAGCAATCCGCCGGTACGCGGGAAATGCGAAAGTGGTCCACCTCATCCCCGAACGTACCGATTTGGGCATAGGCGGATGTTGGGACCTGGCGGTACGCGACGCCCGATGCGGACGGTTCGCCGTACAATTGGACAGCGATGACCTCTATAGCGGTCCCGACACCCTACAACTGATTATCGACAAATTCCATAACGAACGATGCGCCATGGTCATCGGCTCGTACCGCATGACCAACTTCGACTTAGAGACATTGCCTCCCGGCGTAATCGACCACCGCGAATGGACAGACCGGAACGGGCATAACAATGCCCTGCGCATCAACGGGCTGGGAGCGCCCCGTGCCTTCTTCACCCCATTGTTGCGTGAAACCGGCATACCGAACGTGAGCTACGGCGAAGACTATGCCCTCGGATTAGCCTTCTCCCGCCAATACCGCATCGGGCGCATTTACGAGGTGATATACCTGTGCCGCCGTTGGGAGGGAAACTCCGACGCTGCCTTGAGCATTGAAAAAGTAAACCGCAACAATGCCTATAAAGACAGCCTGCGCACATTGGAACTTGCCCGGCGCCGCGCCCTTGCCGCCAAGGAACAAGACCGTCCGGGCACCCGTTTCTTAAAACACCAGCTGGCACACTGGGAATTGGCACGCACGAACCACGAAGCCCTGGAATACATCCAGACCCGGTGCATCCGGCCGGGCGACAATGTGATATGGGTGCAGTTCAATCCGGCACGTGCCGTTTCGACGTGTGCGAAGACCGACCCTGCCAGCATTGCGGCACGTCCTTGCTTCTTATGCCTGGAGAACAAGCCTGCCGAGCAGGAATCCTTACGCATCGAACTGGATGAAACATTCGACCTGCGCATCAACCCCTATCCCATCCTGCCCGGCCACCTGACCATCTCCAGCGAACGGCACCAGCCCCAAACGCTTGCGGGAAAAACCGGACGCCAACTGCCCGGAAAGCTGGTAGAATGGATAAACCGGCATTTCGCGCCAGGGTATGCCTTATTCTACAACGGAGCCAAATGTGGCGCATCAGCTCCCGACCATTTCCATTTTCAGGCGGCACGGATGCAAGACATCCCCCTCATCCTGCAATGGGACCGGCTGATGGAAACCGCTACGCTCACGGCTGAAACAACCTTAACAAACGGGAACAAATGCCGGAGCTACCGCATCGAAGGTTACCTCTGCCCCGTCCAGGCGTTCATCACCGAAAACACTCCGGTTTCCGATACAGCACTGGTAGAGGCCTATCTCCGCTCCTTGCCCCTGCATCCGGACGAAGACGAGCCGCGCTATAACCTGTTCGCTTGGGAAGACCCGAAACGAGGGTTTACCGTGGCATACATTCCCCGCGCCCTGCACCGCCCTTCCTGCTATACGGCACAAGGCGGAGCACAACGTCTGATAAGCCCCGGAGCACTCGACATGGCAGGGCTGCTCGTAACTCCCCGCCGCGAAGACTTCGAGAATCTGACGGAAGAAGAAATACGACAAATATACAACGAAGTAAGTTTATAAGAAACTGTTTTGAATTTATCGTGCGATGATTTGGGATGAGTTTTTGAGGCATTTCCGCTTGTGTGATGAGGAAGATAGCGGGCTATCTGACGAAGAACAGAAGCGGAAAGGACCAAAAAATCGCCCAAAGCACACACGAAAACGGAAACATCAAGACGAGAAAAACTTTTTGGAGAAATTCAAAACAGTTTCTAAGTATATGTACAAAATTAACCGACATTTCACCACAGAGGATTTACGATTAGACAATTTACTATTTACTATTTTTTCGTAAATTGGAAAACAGTAAATAGATTTTCCTCTGTGATACTCTGTGGTGAATGTTATCATATAAACAGTTACTTAGAATGAAAGAACCCGAAATAAGCGTAGGCATACTCAACGCACAAGAAATCCATTTCAACCTCCACGGACACTTCCTTGCCAAAGGCGAAAGCGTGGAAGGCGAGCAATGCGTGTCCTTCAGCGAAGGAGGCATCCTGTGGAACGGCAACCTGTATCGCGAACTGACTTTCACTCCACTGGAGAATGAAGCCTCGTTTGCCGTCCACGACGTGACAATCGGCATCAACTTCCACTGGGAACGTCAGGAAACCCAACGTTTCATCGGCGTACTGAAGCTGGTAGTGGACGAAGGGAAAATCACCGCCATCAACATCTTGCCGGCGGAAGACTACCTGATAAGCGTCATCTCCTCGGAAATGAACGCCACTTCCTCACTTGAGTTCCTGAAAGCGCACGCCGTCATTTCCCGAAGCTGGCTATTGGCACAAATAGAGAAACGGAAAGCCCTGAGCAAGAAAGACAACGGATTTTTCTCGTTCGTCAAGACCGAAACCGAATACATCCGTTGGTACGACCGCGAAGACCACACCATCTTCGATGTATGCGCCGATGACCATTGCCAGCGTTATCAAGGCATCACCAAGGCATCCAGCCGACGGGTGGAAGAAGCCGTGAAAGCCACGCGCGGACAGGCGCTGATGTATAAAAACGCGATTTGCGATGCACGTTTCTCGAAATGCTGCGGAGGAGTGACCGAAGAGTTCGGCACATGTTGGGAAGACAAGCATTACCCCTATTTAAGTACGGTATGCGACACGAAAGCAGAAACCCCTGTCCCCGACCTGACCCATGAAGAAGAAGCCGAAAAATGGATACGCTCTGCCCCGGAAAGCTTTTGCAACACACACGACAAAAACATTATCCGCCAGATACTGAACAATTACGATTGCGAGACCACCGACTTCTACCGCTGGAAAATCCGTTACACCCAAGCCGAGATAGCCGAACTAATCCGCACCAAAACCAAGAACGATTACGGAAAGATACTCGACCTCATCCCCATAGAGCGGGGAAAGTCGGGACGCATCTGCAAACTGAAAATCGTAGGTTCGGAAAAGACGTTGATTATCGGCAAGGAACTGGAGATAAGGCGTACCCTCTCGCCCACCCACTTGTTCAGTTCGGCTTTTGTGGTCGATAAAGGCGAAAACGCCGACGGAGCGCCCGTATGGTTCCAGCTGACCGGAGCCGGATGGGGACACGGCGTAGGCTTGTGCCAGATAGGTGCCGCCGTCATGGGCGAACAAGGATTCGATTACAACGACATCCTGCTGCATTATTACAAAGGTGCGGAGATAAGGAAACTTTATTAATTGCAAATCCAGCGTGACAAGCAAGGAATATTTCCTCTGTAATACGCTGTAACGCATTACATAAACGAATCAAACAAATACTTAAAGTATGAAAACAGAATTTCTTGAACTTATCCAGACACGCCGTAGTTGCCGCAAATACCAACCGCAGCAGATTACGGACGAAGAACTGAAAGCCGTGCTCAAAGCCGGAACGTATGCACCCACCTCACGTGGCTTGCAAGCTCCTTACATCGTAGCCCTGCAAAATGAGGGTTTACGCAAGAAATTAGGAGAAATGAACGCCCGTATCATGGGAGTGACCTTCAATCCATATTACAATGCGCCTACCTACGTGCTGGTATTCGCACCGGCTGATGCACACAACCCGATACAAGACGGAAGCTGCATCTTGGAAAACATGATGCTGGCTGCCCATGCCATCGGATTAGGAAGCTGCTGGATACATCGCGAACGAGAAATGTTCGACACAGAAGAAGGAAAACAACTGATGAAAGAATGGGGACTGCCCGAAGGATTGATGGGCATCGGCGCACTTGCCTTAGGCTATCCTGCCGAAGAGCCTGCACAGGCGAAACCCCGCAAAGAAGATTATTTCCGGATTATCAAGTAAAAAGTTCACCACAGAGTACACAGAGGCACACTGAGTCTTAATTTCACAGTGATACCCTGTGTCTCTGTGGTGAAAAAACATTCTATCCAATCGCCACTTTAATCACTCCGTCTTCCCTGTTCTCGAATAAGCGGTAAGCTTCTTCGATACGGCTAAGCGGAAAACGGTGGGTAATGAGCGGAGTGGTGTCAATCTTCCCCGCTTCTATCAGACGAAGAATCTCGGCACAATCGCATCCGTCTACCCCTCCCGTCTTAAAAGTCAGGTTCTTGCCATACATATCGGGCAAAGGCAAAATCTGCGGCTCGTCATACATCGCCACCACAGTCACAACCGCATTCGGACGGGCGCATTGCCATGCCAGCTGAAACGTATCGCGTGCTCCAGCCACTTCCATCACCACATCGGCTCCTCCATGGTCGCTATGCGCATGCACAAAGGCAAGGCATTCTTCAGGAGTTGTCACCAACACATCCAGATAATGCTCACGGACAAACCGAATACGCTCGGGCGATTTCTCGCATACAATGATGCGGCGCGGATGCTTCAGCATCGTACACAGAAGCGAACAGATTCCCGTAGGGCCCGCACCGATAATCAGCACCGTGTCTTCGGGAGTTATCTCAGAGATGCGTGCAGCCCAAAAGCCGGTAGCAAGAATATCGCCCACGAACAAAGCTTGCTCATCGCTCACGCCGTCGGGAATGCGAGTCAATCCTTGGTCGGCATGAGGCACACGGACATATTCCGCCTGACCGCCGTCAATCCGGCATCCTAACGCCCAGCCTCCATCGGGGTCGGTGCAATTATTCACATACCCATGCCTGCAGAAAAAACATTCGCCGCAAAAGGTCTCTACATTTACAGCAACACGGTCGCCGGGCTTTACGTTCCGTACCGCATCACCCGTTTCTTCTACTATGCCCACCATTTCGTGCCCCACTGTAATGCCCGGAACGGCACGCGGAACACTTCCGTGCTTGATATGCAAATCACTGGTACAAATACTCCCCAACGTGACACGCACAATCGCGTCACGGGCATCCTTCAACCGAGGTCTCGGCTTCTCTCTCAATTCGAACTTTCCCTGTTCTACATACGTATATGCCAACATAAGTCCATTTACTATTTTTCAATTTACAATTTACAAAACTACACTTCGATATGCTAATAAACAATGTGGCAATGTGCAGATTCATTCTCACATTCTCACATTAGCACATTATTTATTAGCACATTTTAAATATACTCATTTCCTCCCAAACTCCGGGTCAATCTTCAACAATGCCGTAACAGCAAAAGTTACCGCACAGCAAACCATAATCCAAATAAAGAACATCCGGTAACCCAATTGCTCTTGAAGCCAGCCCGCTGCCATCCCCGGAAGCATCATGCCCAATGCCATAAACGCCGTACAGAAGGCGTAATGTGCCGTGCTATGCGCTCCACGCGAAAAATAAATGAGATACATCATATAAGCGGTAAAACCGAATCCGTATCCGAACTGCTCAACAAAGATACAGACATTGACCCATAATAAACTTGTTTCAGGGAAATAACTTAAATAAACATAAACCAAATCAGGCAAAGAAATTGCCCAGACCATCAGCCACAGCCAGCGCTTCAATCCATGACGGGATACGGCTATGCCTCCCAAAATACCTCCTATCGTAAGCCCGATAATGCCTACCGTACCTTGGGTAAAACCGATTTGCTCGGTAGTCATCCCCAATCCGCCTTCGGAGACGGGGTCGAGCAAGAAAGGAATGCTCATCTTTGCCAACTGCGCTTCGGGAAAGCGGTAAAGCAGCATAAACAGAAGCGCCACCCCAATGCCTTCTTTCTGGAAAAACGAACGGAAAGTAAGCAAGAATTCATGTAACAGTCCGCGTGCCGACACATTGGCTGCAGGATGGTCGGAGTCCGGACGCGGAAGCACAAAAGCATGATAGACAAACAATGCCAGAAACAAGCCTGCCATTACCAGAAACGTCATGCTCCACGCATACGGAATGCCCCGCCCCGACTTTTCCAGATAACCGGCAAACATAATCAGCAATCCCTGCCCTGCAATAGTAGCTATGCGGTAAAATGTGCTTCGGATGCCGACAAACAGAGCCTGCCGGTGCGGAGAAAGCCCTAGCATATAAAAACCGTCCGCGGCGATGTCGTGCGTGGCAGACGCAAAAGCCATTAGCCAAAATACAGCTAAAGTCGATTGGAAAAAACGGTCGGCAGGAATCAGAAAAGCAATGCCCGCCAGTCCGGCACCCACCAATACCTGCATGGCAACAATCCACCAGCGTTTCGTCCGCATCAGGTCGATGAACGGACTCCATAACGGCTTAATCACCCACGGCAAGTTCAGCCAACCTGTATACAAAGCCACCTCCGTATTGGAAATGCCCATGCGCTTATACATCACCAACGACAACGTCATCACTGCAATATAAGGCAATCCCTCGGCAAAATATAATGTGGGCACCCATGCCCACGCCGCATCTTTTTTCATGCCTCCCCGCCGTGCCATTCATCATCCCCTTCGTCAAAACGGTCTTCTCCATCATCTTCATCGTCATCGTCGTGGCAACAACCGTGATGGCGGTGGTCACGGTGATGGCGCGGGCGATACCGGCGGTCATCCCATTCGTCGTCTCCTTCATCGAAATGGTCTTCCCCGTCATCCCAAAACTCACCTTCCCAGCGTCCTTCATCCCATTCGTCATCCCACTCGTCATCGTAAAAACGCTCAATGATATTGCCTCTTTCCGATACCACCAACACATAGCTCCGGTCGTTCCGGTCGGCCTGTACGATGTAATACATCCCCCGACGGTTCTCCATCGCCTTGTTATCGTTGTCGTCTATTTCTTCATAAACAAATCCCGAACGCTTCAATACATTAATGACCGCACGGGGAAGACGGCTTCGGCGCACTTCCCACATCGTACGCAACCATTCCCCGCCGGAGTTGAAGATAGCTATCTTTTCCGCACCCCGATGGTTCATCTTCACTTCGATAAACCCGTCATCGTAATCTTTATCCAAAATACGGGCATTCGGATAACGGTTCCGAACAAACGAAACAGGATCACTCTCAGCATACACACTTAACGCAAAGCACATTGCCAGCATTCCAAAAAATACACGCATTTTCATAAATTGTCTGCTTTTATGGTTAAGGCAAATGTACAAAGCTTTTCTTATTGATAAGGATATAACAGTGTTAAGAAAGTCAAAAGCCCGCTCATCACAGAAGGCTTTCCCTTATTGACAATGGTATGACTTATACTTCCCGCGGTACTTATTTGTGCATTTGTCGATGCCATCATAGTAGAGACGATGTGCACAGAATGCATATAACTCAAAGCTTTTCTACATCTTCCGATGACAGTCCGGTAATTTCTGCAATCTTATCCGAGGCGATTCCAAGATTTTTCATACCTTTGGCGTTTTTCAAGCGTTCATCCATTCTTCCTTCGGCTATTCCTTCTAATCGTCCTTCCATGTTCCCTTCTTCCTTTGCCGAACTAAGCACATCATTTTGAATCATAACTGCATTCAAGTGCTCATCGTAGGCACGACGTTCCTGGGGTGTCATCGAATAATAACGAAGTTTTTCACGTGCTTCATTCAGCCCGGGTGCCGTAGTGTCCGGACGGATAATTCCCTCCTTCAGGTAGCGCATCCATTCTTCGAGCGGCGTAACCGCTACGTCATTAAACTCGTTTACCCGTATTAAAATGTATTCAGGGAATATGGATGCAGGCGTACGGGTGACAAAGGCGTTCCGTTCCTTGACATTTACTTGCAATTCATCGTGTGTATGTACACCGATGAAACGGTTTTGCCTGTGGTAAAGATAGTCTGTCCCCTTTCCGATGTCGAAATAAAGGATACTGATAGAATAGACTTTCTTCACTTTATTATATGAATTGCCCAACGAGATGTGTTCAGTAATAGCTTTCGCCACACCGTATAAAATACGTTCCAGATAATAAAGCTCACGAGTGTTCTGTACTTCGATGATGATGATTTCGTCCTTGCTGTTTTTCGCTTTGATGTCAACACGGTTGTACTTATCATCATAGCTTTCCTGATTTCCCTCGCTTGCCAATATCTCAATGATTTTAATAGGTTTGCCAAAAAACACAGTCAGGAAGCCTTCCAGCACATCGCAGTTTGCCTTTTGACAGAGCAAACGTTTGATTGCCCAGTCGAAGCGGATGTATCAGTCTTGCAGTTCACTCATAACATTTCGGTATTGAGTGTGAATAACATTTTATGCAAAGGTAACGAATTGTTTTCATATAACGATTTGACTGGGCGATAAAAAAGGACCGGAACTCATGCATCGCACACAAGTTCCGGCCTTCCTTCACTTTATTTATCTATTAAACAACAGGTAGAGAGTTTTTAACGCGATAATGTATATGTACCACAAGAGTGGTCTTCAGTCACTTGCGGCAAAGAAGTATATGTGCCATCTTCACCTACCGAATATACACTCAAACCATAACGATGTTGAGTATTGCTGATCATCTGTACCGTTCCACCCGGACTGGTTTCCAAACGATAAATATAAGCTTCATTTGCCGGCCAAGAAATAGGATTGCTTGTATAAGTACCAACACCCATCGCATATTGCTGACCGTTCAATTCGCCAAATGCGCCAACTGATACAGTAGCCGTACCATAATCTTCATTGTATTCCATTACGAACGGCAAAGTATCTGTTACTGTACCCGATGAATTGACGTCACTTTCCCAACCGTACACATTATAAGTCTTACCTGCTTCTCTTGCTTCGATACGAATGGTAAATTCCTTAGAACTGTGCCAATCCCACCACTGACTATCATCAGTCGTGCTGATGAAGTAATACAAAGAATTAGCTGATGTAACATTCCACGTACCAATATAAGAGTCGTATGACGGAATAGAGAACTGAACCGGAGTCATTTCTGTACGAGAATATACATTACCCGTCCATTCTACAGTCTGTCCGTCATACAAGATGTCGGCAACCTCGTCGAATGTCGGAGTGTACAGACGATTCGACCTCAAATTATAGAATGCAAAATAACCATAGTTATCTTTTACTGTCTGGAGGTATTCTTCGTTTACAGGAACTATTCTCGCATTACCATTGTCGTTTTCACCTACCAATGTAATAGCATACGGAGCTTCTATCTCATTGCTAACGTCTTGGCTGTAATATTCATGGAATGCACCATACGTACCATATACAGTATAGTCTATCAAGTCTTCCAGATTGCTGCCTACCGGATGGTCATCCTCACGATACCAGTAGATACCGAATGCGCTTTCACTCTTCGGCAATACTTCGCGGCAGATTTCCAGCATACGGGTATAGTTTTCACCTGTACATTCGTCAACCGAAGCCACAACTCCCGAACCTGATGTAGCACTTCCCTTGAAAGTACCCTCTGCATAAGAAGAATATTCATCGTCGAAGTCGAATCCGTCGAATCCGTAAATGTCAGCATACATCTTCAGTTCCTGTGCAAATGCTCTTGCGCCTTCTTCACTCAAACTGCGCATACCGGCATCATCGTGATTACCCAAGATAGAAAGGTGAACCTTAATGCCTTTTTCCTGCAACGGACGAATGATTTCATCAGCATGCTGCAACACGAAAGTCACCTGGTCGTTGCAATAAATATAAGGCTTGCCGTCCGCGCTCAAGTTCATATTGGCAGCGAAAATGCTCACGATATCGAAGAACGGTTCACCGTTCGACAACGTATATTCGCCGGCATTCAACGGGTTCTCGTTGTTCACTTCGATGTAGCACAAGTTCTTAATCGCCTTGTTGTGCTGCGGAATATTCACCTGAGCCACCTGATATACATACATCGCGTTGTTTTGTGAAACCGTCACGCCATCATTGGCAGTAGCTGTAATGGCAACCGCATTACCGTCTCCGCCTGCCGGGATGTTGACAGCCACGTAATCCGACTTGCGTTGTCCTGCCGGAATGGTCACCGTACCGCCGTTTGCCAAAGTCACGCCGCTATACGCCGTGTAGTTGGTTCCGTTCTTGTCGTTGTACGACTGCAACGAGTCATTGTTTACCGTAAAAGTCACCTGTGTATCGGTATCTGCGGTCTTGCTCAATTCAAAATATACATAGCCTGTAGCCGCCTCGCCGTTGCGTACAGTCAAGGTTGTACCCATTCTTGCTCCGGCAGCCGAACGTACCGCACCAAAAGTCTCGCCTACGTTTTCCCAAGGATTCGACGCATTGTTAGGCACTTCGATATCATCTTCACAGGCTGTAAAAGCTACTCCCGAACATACGAGAGCCATTGCCATGAAAGCTGATTTAAAAGTTATATGTTTCATAATTCATTCTGATTTTTAAGGTTGTTACTCCTTCATCTAATTATTCTGTTGCAGGAAGGCTGACAGAAACCCATTGCAAACCTGCAACCTCAGCTACGCCGTTGTTGCCGTATTGGCTATAGTCCTTAATCTCGTCAACGCCGTCATTCAGTTTCCAGTACATCAACAGGTTCGGTTCGTTTTCCGGTTCCAAAACTGCATAGAAATGATTTTCGGCATTGATTTCTTCCGGAGTCAGCACTTTATCCCAAATACGCACTTCCGACATCTCGCCTTCGAACCAGCGTGAAGCGCTGTATGAGTGTCCTACCCAGAAGCTGCGTGCCTTACCATCGTTGTCGTTCGAATATTCCGGACTCCAGTCTACAGGACCTTGGTTCACTCCGGTAAACGTATTTACCAAGCTGCCGTTGAAATAGACATTGACTTCCTGTGCGTCGCTGTCGTAAGTAATAGCCACGTGTGTCCAAACATTCTCTTCTACCGCACGGCTTACCGCAAAATTACCAGCACTACCGGTTGCTATCTGCAAAATGTTAGATGCCAGACCCGCATCACCAAAACGGAACAAGAAGTTGCCTTCAATACCCATCAGGGTGCTGATGCCCGACTCATGGCCTTCGCCGCTCAACGAATACGGATAAATCAAGGCTTCGCAAGTCAACTTGGTCAAATTCCTGAACTTATCAGGAGTAGCCCATGCATTACCCGGACGCAATGCATTGTCGTCCAGATTTGCAACCACATTAATCAACGCACCCTTTTGGAATACATAGTAACGGGTATTCTGCGAACCCAACACACCGATACTGCAATTGGTTACCGTTATCGGCAACACGTAAGTTTTCGTATCGTCCATGGTGCTCAGCCCGATGAAATTGATTGCGATAGGGTCAGAGTTCAGGCTACCGGCTCTTATCACGCCCTGTGTCGTAGCCAGTTCATAGTTCGCACTCGGAACCATTTCTATCTCTTTCGTTCCGTCAGTGTAAAGATCCTTATACGTCTGGACCTTATTTGCATCGGCAGCAATGGTAAACGTAACATCCGAATCTTGCGGTTTCGGAATAGAGAAAGTAAATTCCTGCGTCTCGTCTTCAGCCGTAGCCATCATCAACACCACAGCAGGTGTCGTGTCGGTCACGAACATCTGATTGTCGAAGTTCTCGATGTCATCCGAGCAGCCGGCAAACATACCACCTGCCACTGCCATCAGAGAAGCGAAATAAATATGTTTCAGTTTCATAATTCAATCTTTATTTAGTTGGAGCTGGATTCAATGTATTAATGGCATCTTTCACATAGGTGTACATGCCGCCTGTAGAATAGTAATCGTTCTGCACATTGTAGATAGCGATGCCTGCACGGGTAAAGCCGTCAGTTGCCGGATAACCTCCGGATACCCACTCAGCCACTTCGCCCAAGGCACGTGTGCTGCCCCAATATCCATACGAGGTGTCCGAAGAATCTTCCGGTGTAGTAGATACGGCAATCAGGATGTTACCGGTAGGCACACCTTCCGTCAATGCCTGTTGCACTGTCAGCATCAAGCGGTTGGTGTCTTCCACATCGTCAATATCCAAAATAATGTAGTCGCACGAAGCCAGAATACCCTTATCGGTCAGGTTCTGCGGTTTGCCCTGCCACGTCAGGATTTTATCGGCATTCGCACTCTTCCATGTATTTGCCGCATTCAACACGATGTTCTGCTTCGTTTCGTAAGCCGTAAGCGCAGATCCGGTCATAAAATCGGGATTCTGGCCGACAAATTCCACGATTATTCCGTCAAACGAATCGGAGCAAGCGAACAAAGCGTCCAATTCTGTCTGCAAGTACGTATTGAACTCCGCACTTGTCGTTGACTGGTCACCGCCATTGGCAAACTGCTGGTCAACCCATGCCTGCTCGATGTCGGGTACACTGATGGTATAAACCACCTTCGTACCTTTCGCGCGCACTTCTTCCATATCGCTCAGTTCAAATTCTGCCAATGATTCGGGATACATCATCGAAATGACATCCACAC
The Phocaeicola salanitronis DSM 18170 genome window above contains:
- a CDS encoding SpoIID/LytB domain-containing protein → MKEPEISVGILNAQEIHFNLHGHFLAKGESVEGEQCVSFSEGGILWNGNLYRELTFTPLENEASFAVHDVTIGINFHWERQETQRFIGVLKLVVDEGKITAINILPAEDYLISVISSEMNATSSLEFLKAHAVISRSWLLAQIEKRKALSKKDNGFFSFVKTETEYIRWYDREDHTIFDVCADDHCQRYQGITKASSRRVEEAVKATRGQALMYKNAICDARFSKCCGGVTEEFGTCWEDKHYPYLSTVCDTKAETPVPDLTHEEEAEKWIRSAPESFCNTHDKNIIRQILNNYDCETTDFYRWKIRYTQAEIAELIRTKTKNDYGKILDLIPIERGKSGRICKLKIVGSEKTLIIGKELEIRRTLSPTHLFSSAFVVDKGENADGAPVWFQLTGAGWGHGVGLCQIGAAVMGEQGFDYNDILLHYYKGAEIRKLY
- a CDS encoding DUF4922 domain-containing protein; this translates as MEKNITCFIACGEETKPSDMIEGLPECRVLKIPCSDDTETYRFIAAESHTPYVLVCRAKQYIRLGSRALERMTDYLSAPSCGMVYADRYEETGEGMRPHPVIDYQEGSVRDDFDFGSLVMYRTEALRQAVAEISVEDDYAYSASYAIRLALSRRYALTHIREYLYTEAETDTRRSGEKQFDYVDPRNRSVQIEREAAFTRYLKKTGAYLPPATHRIDPNEGSFPCEASVIIPVRNRVRTIDDAIRSVLEQQTTFDYNLIIVDNHSTDGTTEAIRRYAGNAKVVHLIPERTDLGIGGCWDLAVRDARCGRFAVQLDSDDLYSGPDTLQLIIDKFHNERCAMVIGSYRMTNFDLETLPPGVIDHREWTDRNGHNNALRINGLGAPRAFFTPLLRETGIPNVSYGEDYALGLAFSRQYRIGRIYEVIYLCRRWEGNSDAALSIEKVNRNNAYKDSLRTLELARRRALAAKEQDRPGTRFLKHQLAHWELARTNHEALEYIQTRCIRPGDNVIWVQFNPARAVSTCAKTDPASIAARPCFLCLENKPAEQESLRIELDETFDLRINPYPILPGHLTISSERHQPQTLAGKTGRQLPGKLVEWINRHFAPGYALFYNGAKCGASAPDHFHFQAARMQDIPLILQWDRLMETATLTAETTLTNGNKCRSYRIEGYLCPVQAFITENTPVSDTALVEAYLRSLPLHPDEDEPRYNLFAWEDPKRGFTVAYIPRALHRPSCYTAQGGAQRLISPGALDMAGLLVTPRREDFENLTEEEIRQIYNEVSL
- a CDS encoding alcohol dehydrogenase, with protein sequence MLAYTYVEQGKFELREKPRPRLKDARDAIVRVTLGSICTSDLHIKHGSVPRAVPGITVGHEMVGIVEETGDAVRNVKPGDRVAVNVETFCGECFFCRHGYVNNCTDPDGGWALGCRIDGGQAEYVRVPHADQGLTRIPDGVSDEQALFVGDILATGFWAARISEITPEDTVLIIGAGPTGICSLLCTMLKHPRRIIVCEKSPERIRFVREHYLDVLVTTPEECLAFVHAHSDHGGADVVMEVAGARDTFQLAWQCARPNAVVTVVAMYDEPQILPLPDMYGKNLTFKTGGVDGCDCAEILRLIEAGKIDTTPLITHRFPLSRIEEAYRLFENREDGVIKVAIG
- a CDS encoding nitroreductase family protein, which produces MKTEFLELIQTRRSCRKYQPQQITDEELKAVLKAGTYAPTSRGLQAPYIVALQNEGLRKKLGEMNARIMGVTFNPYYNAPTYVLVFAPADAHNPIQDGSCILENMMLAAHAIGLGSCWIHREREMFDTEEGKQLMKEWGLPEGLMGIGALALGYPAEEPAQAKPRKEDYFRIIK